The sequence below is a genomic window from Melioribacteraceae bacterium.
TGAAGAAACCGGGGAGCGTTGAGCTCACTCTCAAGACTATGGCGGTAGCACGGCTTGTGCTTAAGAATATTCATATTCCCGCTACAACTGCGCTTGCAACTCTTGACGAAGAGGGAAGAGTAAAAGGATTGAATGCCGGCGCGAACGTTGTTATGCCCGATTTCACCCCAAATCCCTACAGGGATCAATATCAGATCTATCCGGACCGTAAGTGCGTTACAGATGATCCGATGAAGTTGAGGCCTACTCTTCAATCCCAGCTCGAATTGATAGGAAGGCGTATCTCTTCATCCAGGGGCGATTCACTCAAATTCACACCCCAGCAGATTACAAACTGGTCGTTCAAATAAATCCCTTTTATTGATTGACCGATTGATTGTATATTTCCACCACAAAATTTAACGGAGTTAAAAGATGAGAAACAAATTTCTTCTTTTTTCAATGATGATCTTCATTTTCAGTTTCTGCAGTTCGATAAATGATAAAGAGGTTTTCGATAAAGCGGCGAAGGACCTTAGCGAACAGAAATACCAGGATGCGGTCGACGGTTTTACACGAGTAGCCGATGAAGCGCCGGGAAGTGATTATGCGCCGCAGGCTCTTTTTGAATGCGCCAAGATCTATCACATGGAACAGATACCCTTGCTTCCTAAAGAGGAGTCGCTTAAGAAAGCAGTTGAATATTATAAAAGAATCTACGCTGATTACCCGGATTTTAAAGAAGCTCCCCCTTCCATGATGATGACCGGATTTATACTCGCGAACGAACTGAATAAGAGTGAAGAGGCAAAATCGGTCTATGAGGAATTCCTGAAAAAATATCCTGGCGATCCACTCGCCGGCTCCGTTAAACTCGAACTCGAATCGATCGGGCTTACTCCGGATCAGATTCTTCAGCAGAGACTCGAAGGCACAAAATAGTGTCGGTTAAAGCAAAGGATTACAGAAAGTTTCTCGATCCTTCCGTAATCTCAAAGATCAAATCGCTCGAGCTGAAAGCTAGGATGATTGTGGAAGGTTTTATGGTCGGACTTCACCGTTCGCCTTACCACGGTTTCAGCGTTGAGTTCAGCGAACACCGTCCCTATATGCAGGGCGACCCGATACGCAATATCGACTGGAAAGTTTATGCGAAAAGGGAGAAATATTTCATAAAGCAGTTTGAGGAAGAGACCAACCTGATCTGCAATATCTTCGTGGATATCAGCAGGTCGATGCAGTTCAAACACACATCGGACGTTTCGAAGCTTGAATACGGAATCACTCTCGCCGCGGCGCTCAGCTATATTATGATCAATCAGCAGGATGCTGTGGGGCTTACTCTCTATTCCGACCGGGTTCACGATTACCTGCCGCCCAAATCGAACAGGGTCTACTTAAAAACTCTTCTTACTGCGCTCAACCGTATTAAACCTTCAGGCGCTACGCAGACTTCCAAATGTCTCGATTCGGTTGCAGAAAAAATAATAAAGCGCGGACTAACAATAATCATCTCCGATTTTTTTGACGATCCCGATTCGATTATCTCAGCTTTAAAACAGATTCATTTCAGGAAGAATGAAGTAATTGTTTTCCAGGTTCTCGATCCGGTTGAAAAGAATTTCGGGTTCGACAGGGATTCGATTTTTGTGGATCTTGAAACCGACGAGAAGATTACAACACAGCCGCATCATATACGCAAAGCATATCAGCAGGCGATGGCCGAATACCTTAACCGGCTCAAGAGCAGCTGCCTCAATTACGGAATTGAATATAATCTGATTGAGACCGATCAGCCCTTCGATAAAGCGATTATCGCCTACTTCGCAAAACGACAAAGAATGGGGTAGGAAGGGAGTTCTGGATTAGTGGTTCTTGGTTCTTTGTTCGTGGTTCTTAGTTCACCTTAGAAAATGCGGGGCCGGCTTGGTTCGTAGATCTTAACTTTCGTCAGGATGACACTGTGCCTGTATTCCCCATAAATTTTCCTATTACATAATATTCTAACTCTTCGTAACTTTTAATCAATTAAAAGAGTCAAATAGACATTCATCCTGAACAATTTGTGATAAAATCCTATTTCTTATGTTTACACAAGTCTCTCGAAAAAAACTTCATCAATTTCTTTTCGTTAATATATCTTAAGGAGCATTTAATGAAAAAACTAAACCAATCATTTACACCGGGCAATTTGCTATTCAGATTGTCCGCGGTTCTAATTTTAATTTTGTTCATATCAGCTTCAGTCTACGCGCAGGGAACGCGTCTTCTGCGTCAGCCGGCTGTCAGTTCCGAAAAAATTGTATTTGCATACGGCGGAGACCTTTGGGTTTGTAAGCTGGATGGTAAGGATCTTAAAAGGTTAACAAGCACACCTGCTGTTGAAAGCGATCCTCATTTCTCGCCCGACGGGAAAACGATTGCCTTCACTTCAAACAGGTCCGGAATTAGTGCCGTCTATGTTATGTCTGTCGAAGGCGGGGATCCAGTACGGCTCACCTGGTATCCTGCATCCGCAACTGCACTCGGCTGGACTCCGGACGGAAAGAATATTCTCTACTCATCCAACCGGGAAACCGCGCCTACTGCTTACGACCGGCTCTGGCTTGTTCCTAAAGACGGCGGCTATTCAACGCTTCTCTATAAACAGTGGGGAACAGACGGCGCGTTTTCGCCCGACGGTAAAAAAATTGTCGCGGACAGAATCTCGCGATGGGATAAAGAATGGCGCAATTACAGGGGCGGACAGAATTCTTCCCTTTACATACTCGACCTCGATAATATGAA
It includes:
- a CDS encoding tetratricopeptide repeat protein, giving the protein MRNKFLLFSMMIFIFSFCSSINDKEVFDKAAKDLSEQKYQDAVDGFTRVADEAPGSDYAPQALFECAKIYHMEQIPLLPKEESLKKAVEYYKRIYADYPDFKEAPPSMMMTGFILANELNKSEEAKSVYEEFLKKYPGDPLAGSVKLELESIGLTPDQILQQRLEGTK
- a CDS encoding DUF58 domain-containing protein, which produces MSVKAKDYRKFLDPSVISKIKSLELKARMIVEGFMVGLHRSPYHGFSVEFSEHRPYMQGDPIRNIDWKVYAKREKYFIKQFEEETNLICNIFVDISRSMQFKHTSDVSKLEYGITLAAALSYIMINQQDAVGLTLYSDRVHDYLPPKSNRVYLKTLLTALNRIKPSGATQTSKCLDSVAEKIIKRGLTIIISDFFDDPDSIISALKQIHFRKNEVIVFQVLDPVEKNFGFDRDSIFVDLETDEKITTQPHHIRKAYQQAMAEYLNRLKSSCLNYGIEYNLIETDQPFDKAIIAYFAKRQRMG